The Desulfuromonadaceae bacterium genome includes the window TATGCTGGTCGGGCCGCTGGCCGAACTTGAGGATATGGGTCGACGCCAGCTCGCCCTCGCCGAACCCCATGGTGCCGTCGGGGCGGATCAATAATGGCAGCTTGTCCTGCACGCCGGCGACCGAAAGGCGCGGGCTGCCGTCCCAGGTGGCGATGGAGATCCTCTGCCGCTGGGCGATGCGCTCCGTCAACTCCTTAGTGCCGACCTCGCGAAATCGGGTTGGTCGCGGTTCCCGATCGGCTTCGTCATAGCGAAACGTCAGCGCACCGGTCGTTTCTGCTCCAATCAGGGCAATCAGGCCAAAAACATTGCTTCGCGAAATCTGGTGATCGACCGATAGCTCTTCCAGCCATTTCCCTTCCGGCAGGAGGTTGGAGAGAAAGCGTTTCACCTTCTCGGATTCACACCCCTTCGGGGGCAGATGCGGCGATATGGCATATCCCTGGCCGTCCAACCATGATTTGGCGTACTCCAGGCCGTAGCGGTCGTCTTTCCCCGCCAGGGTCGCCCGACCGAGAGGGGCGCGGTTGAGGAAGACGGACAGCGTCTGTGTCATGACGTCTCCCATGGCTCGATGTTGAGCCGGATGCCGAGCATGCGACAAACGGTCAGGATGCTGGAGAGTTTGACGTCGCCCTTGGCCGTCTCGATCCTGGTCAGGGTATCGACGGCGACCCCGCAAAAGGCCGCCGCTTCGTGCATGCCCAGCCCCGCTTGGGTTCGGCGGGCGCGAATGTACATTCCCAGAGTCTCAGCGTCGAGCGGGCCGCTCTGAGCCGGCGTCGGCAGCGGCTTAATGGTTCGAGGCATTTCGATCTCCTTAAAATACTTTTCAGGCAGTATATATAGCAGAAAGAGGGGCTCGTCAACAAAAATACTGCTACGGCAGTATAAACAGGTAGAAGGCGGTTTAAATCAAAAGATATCCTGTCAGGGCAGTATATTCGTTGCCGTTG containing:
- a CDS encoding helix-turn-helix domain-containing protein; this encodes MPRTIKPLPTPAQSGPLDAETLGMYIRARRTQAGLGMHEAAAFCGVAVDTLTRIETAKGDVKLSSILTVCRMLGIRLNIEPWETS